A genomic window from Arthrobacter globiformis includes:
- a CDS encoding MFS transporter, translating to MPAYLWLRRMNLRTASYLFTAVVIAGNVVSGLLDDFGLLIVVRVVTSLAAGSITVIILTLSGKTSNPSRAFGIFVVFQLAMGALILAVFPSLFAGAGVAAIYWTLAGLAVLCLLVVNRIDGEVLRTSSPAATSAPSRVPIFKAAAGMAAVLLFYVALSGVWSFMAQISAGSGIDLSASSLILSLATVAGILSALTATALGDTPRRRIYLIAGYVGMALSIGLLFDSPALVRFAIAAVIFKFAWTFILPYLLSTLSDLSNGGHLMNTTNLMIGSGFSIGPIVSGALIQSGAGSFTGMLVFALTGVLASGAFVLVAQRRKVAPRI from the coding sequence GTGCCGGCTTATCTGTGGCTGCGCCGGATGAACCTGAGAACAGCCAGCTACCTCTTCACTGCCGTCGTCATCGCAGGGAACGTTGTTTCAGGTCTTTTGGACGATTTCGGACTCCTGATCGTCGTCCGGGTGGTGACCAGCCTCGCGGCCGGCTCTATCACGGTGATCATCCTGACTCTCAGCGGAAAGACATCGAACCCCAGCCGCGCGTTCGGAATTTTCGTCGTATTCCAATTGGCCATGGGCGCACTGATATTGGCCGTCTTCCCATCATTGTTCGCCGGAGCAGGAGTCGCAGCGATCTATTGGACCCTCGCCGGTCTGGCCGTGTTGTGCCTCCTCGTGGTCAACCGGATCGACGGGGAAGTGCTGCGAACATCTTCCCCGGCGGCAACGTCAGCGCCGTCGCGGGTGCCGATCTTCAAAGCAGCAGCGGGAATGGCCGCAGTCTTGCTGTTCTATGTCGCACTGAGCGGCGTCTGGTCATTCATGGCCCAGATTTCCGCCGGCTCCGGAATCGACCTTTCCGCTAGCAGCCTCATCCTTTCCCTAGCCACCGTCGCCGGGATCCTGTCAGCCCTCACGGCGACGGCCCTCGGGGACACTCCCCGACGGAGGATCTACCTCATCGCCGGCTACGTAGGCATGGCGCTCAGTATCGGCTTACTTTTTGACTCACCGGCTCTCGTCCGCTTCGCCATCGCCGCAGTGATCTTCAAGTTCGCCTGGACTTTCATCCTGCCCTACCTGCTGTCCACACTGTCCGACCTCTCAAACGGCGGACACCTCATGAACACCACTAATCTGATGATCGGCAGCGGCTTCTCCATCGGCCCGATCGTCAGCGGGGCGCTGATCCAATCGGGCGCCGGTTCATTCACCGGCATGCTCGTGTTCGCCTTGACCGGCGTTCTGGCATCCGGTGCCTTCGTCTTGGTCGCACAGCGCCGAAAGGTAGCCCCGCGCATCTGA
- a CDS encoding amidohydrolase, translating to MNNQADLLLINGVIDTLDHAHTRVASLAVKAGKVHSFGAAAEAAAGPGTTVIDLGGGYVMPGLLDVHNHHMIAGQMDLFELNEPPTRTLDELLNAVADQAKRLAQDDWVVGGSWGSGLLAELNSANALARFDAATGGRPALLKDDSKHNRWANSRALELAGIGDGTPDPEGGQIMRDASGRVTGVLIEAGGVLVEQTLARLRPTSTKDLARAAARGIEILHSYGVTGFQDAAASLQLMQALKELDDAGNLHAWVVTSMQANDFIFGTNPLGEGIIAHRDGLRSEHHRPDFIKIFLDGVPPAGTAAFIEPYLSGVGFPECHCGGTTMPPAELERWLMSTAERGISAKIHCTGDASVRLVLDTVAKVRRAGYTDAKYHIAHGQFVHEQDIERFAELDVTADISPSLWFPGVISEAIATVLPADRASKMQPNRSLLDTGARIAGGSDWPVSVSPNAWEGIYGLVTRKDPTGEFPGTLWPEQAITLPEAIRIYTTNCAEAMGVDDVTGSLSPGKSADFIVLSDNPYEIDIEDVPHITSRQTWFAGRKVFDAERSEHATGASGRLAPQRA from the coding sequence ATGAACAACCAGGCCGATCTTCTTCTGATCAACGGGGTTATCGACACACTGGACCATGCACATACCCGGGTGGCGTCACTGGCGGTCAAAGCCGGCAAGGTGCACTCCTTCGGTGCGGCTGCTGAGGCCGCCGCCGGTCCGGGAACTACCGTCATCGATCTTGGCGGCGGCTATGTGATGCCCGGCCTGCTGGATGTGCACAACCACCACATGATTGCTGGCCAAATGGACTTGTTTGAATTGAATGAGCCTCCCACCAGGACACTCGATGAGCTGCTCAACGCCGTGGCGGACCAAGCGAAACGTCTGGCACAGGATGACTGGGTGGTCGGCGGAAGCTGGGGTTCGGGGCTCCTGGCGGAATTGAATTCCGCAAACGCTCTTGCCCGCTTTGATGCCGCCACCGGTGGACGGCCAGCGCTGCTGAAGGATGACAGCAAGCACAACCGGTGGGCCAACTCCCGGGCGCTGGAACTGGCAGGCATCGGCGACGGCACACCCGATCCCGAAGGCGGTCAAATTATGCGGGACGCATCTGGTCGCGTGACGGGTGTCCTCATCGAGGCCGGAGGCGTCTTGGTGGAGCAGACGTTGGCCCGGCTACGGCCAACGTCCACAAAGGATCTGGCGCGAGCGGCTGCGCGCGGAATCGAGATCCTCCACTCCTACGGGGTGACAGGGTTCCAGGACGCCGCGGCCTCCCTCCAGCTAATGCAGGCGCTGAAGGAACTCGACGACGCGGGAAACCTGCACGCTTGGGTAGTTACCTCCATGCAGGCCAACGACTTCATCTTCGGCACCAATCCGCTGGGCGAGGGCATAATTGCGCACCGGGACGGGCTGCGGTCCGAACATCACCGCCCGGACTTCATCAAGATCTTCCTGGACGGCGTACCCCCGGCAGGAACGGCTGCCTTCATCGAGCCGTACCTTTCAGGCGTCGGTTTCCCCGAGTGTCACTGCGGTGGCACCACTATGCCCCCGGCGGAACTCGAGCGGTGGCTGATGAGCACGGCTGAACGCGGCATCTCCGCCAAAATCCACTGCACCGGAGACGCGTCGGTCCGGCTCGTGCTGGATACCGTAGCTAAAGTCCGCCGAGCCGGATATACGGACGCGAAATACCACATCGCTCACGGCCAGTTCGTCCATGAACAGGACATCGAACGTTTCGCCGAGCTGGATGTCACCGCCGACATCTCCCCCTCCCTGTGGTTTCCCGGAGTCATCTCCGAAGCCATCGCCACAGTACTTCCCGCCGACAGGGCCTCAAAGATGCAGCCCAACCGGTCCCTGCTCGACACCGGCGCCCGCATCGCCGGAGGCTCGGATTGGCCGGTCAGCGTATCCCCAAACGCCTGGGAAGGCATTTACGGGCTCGTGACCCGCAAGGACCCGACCGGAGAATTCCCGGGCACGCTCTGGCCCGAGCAGGCCATCACCCTGCCAGAAGCCATCAGGATCTACACCACCAATTGCGCCGAAGCAATGGGCGTGGATGACGTCACAGGATCCCTGTCGCCAGGGAAATCCGCAGATTTCATTGTCCTGAGCGACAATCCGTACGAAATCGACATCGAGGACGTTCCGCACATAACCTCGCGGCAGACCTGGTTCGCCGGCCGCAAAGTCTTCGACGCAGAGCGCTCGGAACACGCCACGGGCGCATCCGGACGACTGGCCCCGCAGCGCGCCTGA
- a CDS encoding slipin family protein, translating into MDPTTFVVVIVLVVLLLIVAKMSIRIVRQYEKGVLFRLGRVIGVRDPGLRLIIPVIDRLPLVSLRIVTMPIQSQGIITQDNVSVDVSAVAYYRVVDAVKSVVAIENVAAAIDQIAQTTLRKVVGQHTLDQTLSETGRINVDIREILDVLTVEWGVEVTLVELKDIQLPESMKRAMARQAEAEREKRAKIIAAEGEAIAAAALGDASDTMMAHPLALQLRNLQSLVEIGVDKNTTVVFPAPLMSTIGELSAFLARENLAAASSSDKTPIKAA; encoded by the coding sequence ATGGACCCCACCACCTTTGTCGTTGTCATCGTCCTCGTCGTACTGCTGCTCATCGTTGCGAAAATGTCGATCCGGATCGTGCGCCAATATGAGAAGGGCGTGCTCTTCCGGCTCGGCAGGGTCATCGGAGTCAGGGATCCCGGCCTGCGGCTGATCATCCCTGTCATCGATCGGCTGCCGCTGGTGAGCCTGCGGATCGTGACCATGCCCATCCAGTCCCAGGGCATTATCACCCAGGACAACGTGAGCGTCGACGTTTCAGCGGTTGCGTACTACCGGGTGGTCGACGCGGTGAAGTCCGTCGTCGCGATCGAAAACGTGGCCGCGGCCATCGACCAGATCGCCCAGACGACCCTGCGGAAAGTCGTCGGCCAGCACACCCTTGACCAGACCCTGTCCGAGACCGGACGGATCAACGTCGACATCCGTGAAATCCTCGACGTGCTCACCGTCGAATGGGGCGTGGAAGTCACCTTGGTGGAACTCAAGGACATCCAGCTGCCCGAAAGCATGAAGCGCGCCATGGCCCGCCAGGCTGAAGCCGAACGCGAAAAGAGGGCGAAGATCATCGCCGCCGAAGGCGAAGCCATCGCCGCAGCGGCCCTCGGAGACGCCTCCGACACCATGATGGCCCACCCGCTGGCCCTGCAGCTAAGGAACCTGCAGTCCCTGGTCGAAATCGGCGTCGACAAGAACACCACGGTCGTCTTCCCCGCCCCGCTGATGAGCACCATCGGTGAACTCTCGGCGTTCCTTGCCCGTGAAAACCTGGCCGCGGCATCCTCCAGCGACAAGACACCCATCAAAGCGGCATAG
- a CDS encoding TRAP transporter substrate-binding protein: protein MATDDEPGRPAAAQIEEFARQVKELSGGQLLIEPVWKAVGEDKDDWDQAVARGVVAGDFDMGLVPARAWDTEGVDSFAALHAPFLVTSKTLLSKVAEPAIADEMLAGLDKVGVSGLALFPEGTRLLFSFGKPVLKPADLSGKTVRAPRSETTYALLHALGATPDDLVGERFPEGIADGKVVAAESSFVGAGSLPAPTTVAANLVLYSKLNSLVANANVFQGLSESQRQSLKDAAAAARTWASEAMTSTADDAAEFCLNGGTVTRATNADIAAFKAAGAAVYNKLEVDPDTKARIAKIRELAAADSAPSNGPSCTPGG from the coding sequence ATCGCCACCGACGACGAACCTGGCCGCCCGGCTGCGGCTCAGATTGAGGAATTCGCTCGGCAGGTCAAAGAACTTTCCGGCGGTCAGCTCTTGATTGAACCGGTATGGAAGGCCGTGGGCGAGGATAAAGACGACTGGGATCAAGCGGTGGCACGCGGAGTCGTGGCCGGCGACTTCGACATGGGGCTGGTTCCAGCGCGGGCATGGGACACCGAAGGGGTGGATTCCTTTGCGGCACTTCACGCCCCCTTCCTCGTTACTTCGAAGACTCTGCTGTCCAAGGTCGCCGAACCTGCCATTGCTGACGAAATGCTGGCGGGTCTGGACAAGGTCGGTGTGTCCGGGCTGGCCCTTTTCCCGGAAGGCACGCGGCTGCTCTTCTCCTTTGGCAAACCGGTGCTGAAGCCAGCCGATCTTTCGGGCAAAACCGTACGCGCTCCGCGTTCGGAGACTACGTACGCTCTGCTGCATGCACTAGGAGCTACACCCGATGACCTTGTGGGCGAGCGCTTCCCCGAGGGCATTGCCGACGGGAAAGTTGTCGCGGCAGAATCGTCGTTCGTGGGAGCCGGGTCCTTGCCTGCGCCCACGACGGTGGCTGCTAACCTCGTGCTGTATTCAAAGCTGAACTCCCTGGTGGCCAACGCCAACGTTTTTCAGGGCCTAAGCGAGTCCCAGCGGCAGTCACTGAAGGACGCTGCGGCAGCCGCGCGCACGTGGGCAAGTGAAGCCATGACCTCGACAGCAGATGACGCCGCCGAATTCTGCTTGAACGGCGGGACCGTTACCAGGGCCACTAACGCGGACATCGCTGCCTTCAAGGCAGCAGGCGCCGCTGTCTACAACAAGCTCGAGGTGGACCCCGATACAAAAGCCCGCATCGCCAAGATCAGGGAGTTGGCCGCCGCCGACTCCGCACCTAGCAATGGCCCATCCTGCACTCCTGGAGGGTAG